ATTgcctggtttgtgtgtgtgtggcctgtcTGAGCACACGCTACTTGCTCACCCCGAGAGCGTTCATAAGTAATCGCTACGGTTATCCGCGAGATAGCGGAACTGCAGAGCCATGTCTTTAGGACTGGAGCCCGGTTTCTCCAACGACGAAGCGTTGAACATACGTTACCCGCTTCACCGTGCGTGCAGGGATGGAGACGTCGGCGCACTGTGCTTGCTGATCCAACACACCACCAACCTGGCGGACCTGGTCGCCGAAGACTCGTTTTATGGCTGGACCCCCATTCATTGGGCAGCACACTTCGGAAAggtaacaaaataatatttatttcattgatTTGCTTCTTTCCTCTGCTCTTTGTTTCCTAAGTACCGTGGCTTCCGGAGACAGGTACACGCTTATTTAGGGAATAACGAGCGTGTAACTTCACTTGTCAAGTGTGGTGTCATTAATAATAACCTACTGCAGGTGCACATACAAAACAAACGTGACTACATCGACATTGCGATCAGACGATAAGGCCACCAGATGAAAACCGCTCATATTATTCGCAGCTGTGTACAGACATGACTGCTGGATAAGAAGAGAGATTAATCACTTAATACATGTTTGACCAAAGAGCAATATATCCTATGAGACTTCCTGGACACTGCGGTCTGAGAGCTACAACATGCGTACTGGTTGTTCTGtcattattgattgttttactgctcactccaaaaaaaggcattgatcctgagcctgtgaggatgatgatgaatggTACTGCTTCAGTTAACCATACTTTGCGACCGAGACGAGTACGAGAAACAGCAGAAGATTTTTTAGCAAGCTTATCTGAGTCCTGGATGGACCATCCCAGCCCTCCTCATCCATATGCTACGAACCTGTGGTGGAGACTAACCAACCATACAGCAAAGAAAAGTGGGTTTCTGAACTGCTACGTGTGCACACAGTTCGCGTACAGTACCGCTGGAGCGGACTTGTGGCCGCACCAAGATCACAACACATCAACCTTCATGGCTACATTGGCTGTGGCAGCAACTTTATATAACGACAATACTATCCTCTTTTTAAACAACAAGGAATGGACAACAATGAAGGTGACAAAAAGAGTGTTTGGCAATGCAGCAACTGTTCGGAACATACCAACTAATCTCACATGTTACAGCAGAATTTCAGGAACTGCTTTAGGGGAAACACCAAAGAGTAAATGCAACGTAATCTACAAAGAGAACGACACTAATCCTATCACACAACGACGTTGTTATAGATGCTTATTTGAACCTAATATTGCCGTTGGAAGTGCGACACAAGCTGTAATGGCTTTCGAATACTTGAAATCACACAAAGCCATACGTGATGCATGTAAGGCTGCTTCTGCAACTGCATGTACCAGATGAAGAGGGCACAGGAGTACTAGAAAATGTATACTGGCAGTGTGGGTATGCAATCTATGTGTCTCTGCCTATAAACTGGACAGGAACATGTGCTCTAGTTCAACTGCACGGAGGAGCAATGGTCATACAGCACCAACCACATTAAGTTATGAAACGAAAGAAAAGGGGACTGCTTAACATTGTGCAAGACAGCCCAGTGCCAAGAAATCATCACATCTGGAACATAGCTGAGAAATTGCTGGCTATTTTGTGCCTGGAATAGGTGTTGCATCAGTAATGGAAGAGGTACAGGTAACCAGGTATGAACTGATTTCTTTCATTGCCACGACAAATATTATGATGgaatatggcaagccgttttaacatttaatcattttaacctactagtctctattttcaggctactagtgcttattttttagatactagtatctattccattaagtactagtacatatatattagatactggtagttattctttaggtactagtacttattttttagatactagtacttattcattagctactagtacttattcattagatactagtacttattcattagatactagtacttattcattagatactagtacctattaattagatactagtacctatcaattagctactagtactcattcaatagatactagtacttattcattagatactagtacatattcattagatactagtacttattcattaaatactagtacttattcaatagatactagtatttattccaaatgttactagtaagattttttattttactagtaAGATTTTTAATTGAACTATACAGTGGCCGTTCTGACTAGTCATAACATAAGACTAGTAAAAAAGCAGTTGTGACTAGTAAGATAAGAATAGTTACTAGTAACATCTGGAATaaatactagtatctaattaataggaactagtatctattgaataagtactagtagctaattaataagtactagtatctaattaataggtactagtatctaatgaataagtactagtatctaatgaataagtactagtaatatttaaaaagatactAGTCAAAATTGGAATACTTACTAGTCATAAATTAATAGATGATATCAAAACAGAATAGCTACTAGTATCTATTAATTTGCAGATATCTTCAACCTCATAAGGAACTAGTAAGGAAATATTAGGAGATATCTTCTTTCAAGCAGATTATTACATAAACATGAGTACGCTCAGCCATCCAATCAGAGTTCATATGGTAATGCAGGCTAAACTACGGCAATAGAAGAAGCTGATTGGTTAAGGGGAGAAAAGATGCGTTTAATATGACTTTTACATATAGACCATACTAAAGACTTAACTGCCAATAATAAAATCCAAACAACCGGTTCATAATTACCAGCCAAACAACCACAATCCAGAGATTGTGACTTTTGGAGAGCATTcataattcacataaaaaattTTGGATAGTCTGCGTCTGATATGCGATTGAATGTCAAAATTAAAGTAGCATGCACTATATTAGGCTACATgcctattcattattatattttttatactgcTCACTCGCACACAGGTCTGCAACACAATATTTTCATAAAGGTAATAACTTGTCATTTTGGTCTGCTTGGGTTATTTCACGACAGATTTGGTAAGATTTCATAAGGTGACTGAGTTACTAGTTCATAGTTCCAATACGTTTTTTTATTAGCCTATTCAGCAATAGTGTAAAAGGCCGGTAAATAAAATTCAACCTTAACattgtaaacacaataaacatgtaggCTATGCAAATTTTACTTCCCCTTACTTTATGACAAATCCTTCAATAAATGGTATTCagaaaacaagatttaaaaaaataagtagcCATGTAggctataataaaaaatatacagtagcctAAAGCCTTTTGTGCTCTTTATTACAAACAACATTTAGCCTATTTAAACGGCAAGGCTAAACGAATTTATTTGTATCGAAACTGAAATTGTACGCACGTTGGGTTCGCGCATCTCTCATTTGGTCCAAAAGTTTCCATATTTGCAATGTAACATTTGCATCTATTAATATAAAGTCGAGTCCCAACATAGGCTAAATCCGCAACTTCACATCAAGGGATATGAGTTTGACTAACCGACACAGCCTTTATATTTTAGGCTGACAAATTAAATTAAGcaactttttatgttttgttgactGTTTTATGTGGGCTCATGAAAGTGCGTAACTATACCACAAATTTAATTTATCGTGCCATTTATACACCAAAAATAGTTTTTGCATGTAGGCCTAGCTATATGATACGCAGTTTTCACGTGCATATGATATGGCTACTGTAATACAGCCTACGCACGCACTCCACATCCCTAATCCCAAGAGATTTGCAGTGCGTAGCATAtgaacgcaaaaaaaaaaaaaacaactattttGGCGTAGGCCTATACATAGCACGAGAAATTAAAGTCGTGGTATAGATAGTCTACGCACTTTCGACATCGTGTTGCAATGCCATGCCAGAAGTGAACTGATAATATTGTGTGAGCGTCGTGCGCGGCGCCATCACTGGATTTGTTCCTCAGGGAAATAACTTAATACACTGTCATTAGTCATACAGATAATATGACATCATTCGAaagagtaaaatgtatatttttatttgtgtacattcaaaGTGACTACAAATCATGTCATGcctttgaaaaataaagaaaacctgctttagcGCGTCTTGGTCTCTTTGAACATCTTTCTGGCGCACACCAAAAATTAACCAAAATACAGCAATAAACGCCTTCTTGGCGTGTCTATACTTCTGAAAGTCAACATTTAGATTATTTGAACgaagttaaatgcattatattggcCTAAGTCACTTTGGAATAAATCACAGCGTTTTTCATTAACCTATAAAAAAAACGTGACTTTAGTTTAC
This DNA window, taken from Xyrauchen texanus isolate HMW12.3.18 chromosome 5, RBS_HiC_50CHRs, whole genome shotgun sequence, encodes the following:
- the ankrd10a gene encoding ankyrin repeat domain-containing protein 10a isoform X1, with the translated sequence MSLGLEPGFSNDEALNIRYPLHRACRDGDVGALCLLIQHTTNLADLVAEDSFYGWTPIHWAAHFGKDAQHILLEITAAPVWIQPHLELRKPPTLLKDCTRFASSCSKALASSWTFLGGMALALTL
- the ankrd10a gene encoding ankyrin repeat domain-containing protein 10a isoform X2, with the protein product MSLGLEPGFSNDEALNIRYPLHRACRDGDVGALCLLIQHTTNLADLVAEDSFYGWTPIHWAAHFGKDAQHILLEITAAPVWIQPHLGHQNEDVKLLGKTLFI